The following coding sequences lie in one Beijerinckia indica subsp. indica ATCC 9039 genomic window:
- a CDS encoding IS5 family transposase (programmed frameshift), which yields MDTNLFWFSDKQWAKIVPHLPTNQPGPQRGDDRRILSGIMHVLTAGCRWKDCPKEYGPFKTVYNRFVRWSERGIWQKIFAHAAAPEAAPEQAALDSTHVKLHRCAAGGQGGPEAQAIGLTKGGRNSKIHAIVDQFCRPWAFILTPGNTADCVMAEACVSLVPGIKELLADKGYDTDAIRTFLKEHGIKATIPSKSNRKKKIRHDKQAYKGRNVVERCFCRLKDFRRIATRYDKLAQNFFSALCLVATVAYWI from the exons ATGGATACGAATTTATTCTGGTTCAGTGACAAACAATGGGCGAAGATCGTCCCGCATTTGCCGACGAACCAGCCAGGGCCTCAGCGTGGGGATGATCGCCGTATCTTGAGCGGGATCATGCATGTGTTGACAGCGGGCTGCCGCTGGAAAGATTGTCCGAAGGAGTATGGTCCCTTCAAGACGGTTTACAATCGCTTTGTCCGCTGGAGCGAACGCGGCATTTGGCAGAAGATTTTCGCGCATGCGGCCGCTCCCGAGGCAGCCCCAGAACAGGCCGCGTTGGACAGCACGCATGTGAAACTCCACCGCTGTGCGGCCGGTGGACAAGGGGGGC CTGAAGCGCAGGCGATCGGCCTCACGAAGGGCGGCCGTAACAGCAAAATCCACGCGATCGTCGACCAGTTCTGCCGTCCCTGGGCGTTCATCCTCACGCCAGGTAATACCGCCGACTGTGTAATGGCCGAGGCCTGCGTCAGCCTCGTTCCGGGTATCAAGGAACTTTTGGCTGATAAAGGTTACGATACAGATGCCATACGAACCTTTCTCAAAGAGCACGGCATCAAGGCCACAATCCCCAGCAAGTCAAACCGCAAGAAGAAAATCCGCCACGACAAACAGGCTTACAAAGGACGCAATGTCGTTGAGCGCTGTTTCTGCCGTCTGAAGGACTTCAGGCGGATTGCCACACGGTATGACAAACTCGCACAGAACTTCTTTTCTGCACTCTGCCTCGTCGCTACCGTAGCTTATTGGATCTGA
- a CDS encoding helicase-related protein, which translates to MARSRKDSFQLSLFDTTALSPAFTARPTVKTPASATPVPSEISPLAHETEPFPARDFRLEGDRGLAKGWKARAADNLKAIALSQKLAEEGRNASPEEQAILARFTAFGAGEVADKIFRRLDSPLVPGWETLTEDLEQLVTQTELASLKRVTQYAHYTPERLVSALWKGVRHLGFAGGKVLEPGCGTGLFFALMPEKLRQKVSLTGIEMDPVTARITGQLFPNAWIRNEDFTKAKLPDSYDLAIGNPPFSDRTVHGDDATGKLNLSLHDYFIARSIDRLKPGSLAAFVTSRYTLDKTSTMARDAIAQSADLVAAFRLPRGAMAESAGTDVILDVLFFHKRLTGQEPNGITWKNLAEVLPVEDGEAALSINEYYLAHPEHVLGRHARVSSQYGPTYGCMPADGDLFDRFDALIDTLPQNLVQATEASQERPSSPKPRVVVGTAAEGATIKEGSYLLLDDELHQIIDGEPRKVAIRSATNKEGIFAKHARIIRALIPVRDAVRAVLRAQEADQPWGVAQSRLRAAYQAFVRQFKPINLTNVTETTDPKTGAIRETQRRPNLQPFLDDPDVWLVSSIENYSIETGEAKQGPIFTERVLHPPVEPMVQSAADALAVCLHERGTIDLPTIGELLGQSEDQVIEALRGQIYRIPSTVPGLDVWQSADAYLSGNVRRKLVEAKTHAETDFRYRANVQALEAVQPADLKPSDITVRLGASWIPVSDIVRFIRETMEIETTIHHIPELAIWTIDESPFQGQAAATSVWGTERAPAGELLSDALNARIPEIKDIITEDGRKTEVVNAVETEAAREKLAKIRDAFSAWVWTDTERAERLCRLYNDTFNNLVPRHFDGSHLRLPGASSVINFHFHQKRVIWRIISAGKTYIAHAVGAGKTFSMAAAIMEQKRLGLITKAMYAVPGHCLAQAAREFLLLYPTAQILVADETNFTKDKRQRFLARAATGHWDAIIITHSAFKLIAAPAAFEQRLIEDQINTYQSLLESVDKSERITRKRIEDRKECFEKQLKELQSTKDDLLTIGEIGVDQIIVDEAQEFRKLSFPTNMSSLKGVDPKGSQRAWDLYAKARYIETINAGRELIMASGTPITNTLGEMYTLQRYMQPEALAERRVSEFDAWAANFGETRTELELQPSGQYKPVTRFSEFVNVADLMAIYRTIADVVLKSDLRKHLKLPAIRGGRREIITSEASSAFKAYQNYLARRIKTIEDRHSKPQKGDDILLSVITDGRHAAIDLRFVGLKYGEPGNKLNKLIDNAFAIWLETKDWTYRQPDGTPWPLPGAAQMIFSDLGTPNAAAKRGFSAYTWIRDQLIARGVPASEIAFMQDYKKSSAKQRLFNDVNAGKVRFLIGSTQTMGTGVNAQQRLIALHHLDVPWLPSDIEQREGRIERQGNQNAEIRLFAYVAKGSVDATGWQLLERKARFIDMAMSGDRSIRRIEDVGSTVDQFAFAKALASGDERLMRKAGLEAEVARLERLANAHFDDQIAVRHEITRNEKTLERAKKQITALQNDLATRRATKGDLFEMQVRDRPYRERKDAGGALLKAMAEKIAAGSNGHWTLARIGGFNVSIGLRFYKIGDYRLDGALLREADDVEIDLTGDLTPLGVIARLEHALSSFDGELRSWQAKAAEAEHRLPGYRARLGETFAHQADLDDKHQDLAELEALLQLTPAEKAEEEDIGWSQYLCAA; encoded by the coding sequence ATGGCCCGTTCCCGCAAAGATTCCTTCCAACTTTCCCTGTTCGACACGACCGCTCTCTCGCCCGCCTTCACGGCCCGGCCAACCGTCAAGACGCCCGCCAGCGCAACGCCTGTCCCAAGCGAAATATCTCCCCTTGCCCATGAAACCGAGCCTTTTCCCGCCCGCGATTTCCGTCTCGAGGGCGATCGCGGCCTCGCCAAGGGCTGGAAAGCCCGCGCCGCCGACAATCTGAAAGCCATCGCGCTGTCGCAGAAGCTTGCGGAAGAAGGCCGCAATGCCTCTCCCGAGGAACAGGCGATCCTTGCCCGTTTCACCGCCTTCGGCGCGGGCGAAGTCGCCGACAAGATCTTTCGCCGCCTCGACAGCCCGCTCGTTCCTGGTTGGGAAACGCTGACTGAAGACCTCGAGCAACTCGTCACGCAAACCGAACTGGCCAGCCTCAAACGCGTGACGCAATATGCCCATTACACGCCCGAACGGCTTGTCTCCGCCCTCTGGAAAGGCGTGCGCCACCTCGGCTTTGCCGGCGGCAAGGTTTTGGAACCCGGCTGTGGCACCGGCCTGTTCTTCGCCCTCATGCCTGAAAAGCTGCGCCAGAAGGTCAGTCTGACCGGCATCGAAATGGACCCGGTCACCGCGCGGATCACCGGCCAGTTGTTCCCCAATGCCTGGATCCGCAATGAGGATTTCACCAAGGCCAAACTTCCCGACAGCTATGATCTTGCCATCGGCAATCCACCCTTCTCGGACCGCACGGTCCATGGCGATGATGCGACCGGCAAGCTCAATTTGTCGCTGCATGATTATTTCATCGCGCGCTCGATCGACCGGCTGAAGCCTGGTTCGCTCGCCGCCTTCGTCACCAGCCGCTATACGCTCGACAAGACGAGCACCATGGCCCGCGATGCCATCGCCCAAAGCGCCGATCTCGTCGCCGCCTTCCGCCTTCCGCGCGGCGCCATGGCGGAATCGGCCGGCACCGACGTCATCCTTGATGTCCTGTTCTTCCACAAACGCCTGACCGGCCAGGAACCGAATGGCATCACCTGGAAAAATCTCGCCGAAGTGCTCCCGGTCGAGGATGGCGAAGCGGCTCTCTCCATCAACGAATATTACCTTGCGCACCCCGAGCATGTCCTTGGCCGCCATGCCCGCGTCTCTTCGCAATACGGGCCAACCTATGGCTGTATGCCGGCCGATGGAGACTTGTTCGATCGCTTCGACGCGCTGATCGACACCCTGCCCCAAAATCTCGTCCAGGCCACCGAGGCCAGCCAGGAACGCCCCTCATCACCGAAACCGCGCGTGGTCGTCGGCACGGCCGCCGAAGGCGCCACGATCAAGGAAGGCAGCTATCTCCTCCTTGATGACGAACTGCACCAGATCATCGACGGCGAGCCCCGCAAGGTCGCGATCCGCAGCGCGACCAACAAGGAAGGCATTTTCGCCAAACATGCGCGGATCATCCGGGCATTGATCCCTGTCCGCGACGCCGTCCGCGCCGTTCTGCGTGCCCAGGAAGCCGATCAGCCTTGGGGCGTGGCCCAAAGCCGCCTGCGCGCCGCCTATCAGGCCTTCGTGCGCCAGTTCAAGCCGATCAACCTGACGAATGTCACGGAAACCACCGATCCGAAAACGGGCGCCATCCGCGAGACGCAGCGCAGGCCCAATCTGCAACCTTTCCTCGATGATCCCGATGTCTGGCTGGTCTCCTCGATCGAAAATTATTCGATCGAGACGGGTGAGGCCAAGCAAGGTCCGATCTTTACCGAGCGTGTCCTCCATCCGCCTGTCGAACCCATGGTTCAAAGCGCCGCCGATGCGCTGGCGGTCTGCCTGCACGAGCGCGGCACGATCGACCTGCCGACGATCGGCGAGCTTCTGGGGCAAAGCGAGGACCAGGTTATCGAAGCCCTGCGCGGGCAGATCTACCGCATCCCGAGCACCGTGCCGGGTCTCGACGTCTGGCAGAGCGCCGATGCCTATCTCTCCGGCAATGTCCGCAGGAAGCTCGTTGAGGCCAAGACACACGCCGAGACGGATTTCCGTTACCGTGCCAACGTCCAGGCGCTCGAGGCCGTCCAGCCCGCTGACCTCAAACCCTCCGACATCACTGTGCGCCTTGGCGCATCCTGGATCCCCGTCAGTGACATCGTCCGGTTCATCCGCGAGACGATGGAGATCGAAACAACGATTCATCACATACCGGAACTGGCGATCTGGACGATCGATGAAAGCCCGTTCCAAGGCCAGGCCGCCGCGACTTCGGTCTGGGGCACGGAACGCGCGCCTGCCGGCGAGCTTCTGAGTGATGCGCTCAACGCCCGCATTCCCGAAATCAAAGACATCATCACCGAAGATGGGCGCAAAACCGAAGTGGTCAACGCTGTCGAGACCGAGGCCGCGCGGGAAAAACTCGCCAAGATCCGCGACGCCTTCAGCGCCTGGGTCTGGACCGACACGGAGCGCGCGGAGCGCCTCTGCCGCCTCTACAACGACACGTTCAACAATCTGGTGCCGCGCCATTTCGACGGGTCGCATCTGCGCCTGCCCGGTGCCAGCTCGGTCATCAATTTCCACTTCCATCAGAAACGCGTCATCTGGCGCATCATCAGCGCGGGCAAGACCTATATCGCGCATGCGGTCGGCGCGGGCAAAACCTTCTCCATGGCGGCCGCCATCATGGAGCAGAAACGCCTCGGCCTCATCACCAAGGCGATGTATGCGGTGCCCGGCCATTGCCTGGCGCAGGCCGCCCGCGAATTCCTGCTGCTTTATCCAACGGCCCAGATCCTCGTCGCCGACGAGACCAATTTCACGAAGGACAAGCGCCAACGTTTTCTCGCCCGCGCCGCGACCGGCCATTGGGACGCGATTATCATCACCCATTCCGCGTTCAAGCTCATCGCGGCCCCCGCCGCCTTCGAACAACGCCTGATCGAGGACCAGATCAACACTTACCAAAGCCTGCTGGAATCCGTCGATAAAAGCGAGCGCATCACCCGCAAGCGGATCGAAGACCGCAAAGAATGCTTCGAAAAACAGCTGAAGGAATTGCAGAGCACCAAGGACGATCTCCTGACCATCGGCGAGATCGGCGTCGATCAGATCATCGTCGACGAGGCCCAGGAATTCCGCAAACTGTCCTTTCCGACCAATATGAGCTCGCTGAAAGGCGTCGATCCCAAAGGCTCGCAGCGTGCCTGGGACCTCTATGCGAAGGCGCGCTACATCGAGACCATCAATGCCGGCCGCGAATTGATCATGGCGTCAGGCACGCCGATCACCAACACGCTCGGCGAGATGTATACGCTCCAGCGCTACATGCAGCCGGAAGCCCTGGCCGAACGCCGCGTCAGCGAATTCGACGCCTGGGCGGCCAATTTCGGGGAGACGCGCACCGAGCTCGAATTGCAGCCCTCCGGCCAATACAAACCGGTCACGCGCTTTTCCGAATTCGTCAATGTCGCAGACCTGATGGCGATCTATCGCACGATCGCCGATGTCGTCCTGAAAAGCGATCTGCGCAAGCATTTGAAACTGCCGGCGATCCGTGGCGGCCGCCGCGAAATCATCACCAGCGAGGCAAGCTCCGCCTTCAAGGCCTATCAGAACTATCTCGCCCGCCGCATCAAGACGATCGAGGACCGGCACAGCAAGCCGCAGAAGGGCGATGACATCCTCCTCTCTGTCATCACCGATGGCCGGCACGCGGCGATCGATCTGCGTTTTGTCGGACTGAAGTACGGCGAACCCGGCAACAAGCTCAACAAGCTGATCGATAATGCCTTTGCGATCTGGCTGGAGACGAAGGACTGGACCTATCGCCAGCCAGACGGCACGCCCTGGCCGCTACCGGGCGCCGCGCAGATGATCTTCTCCGATCTCGGCACGCCCAACGCCGCGGCCAAGCGAGGCTTTTCCGCCTATACCTGGATCCGCGACCAGCTCATCGCGCGCGGCGTGCCGGCGAGCGAAATCGCCTTCATGCAGGACTATAAGAAGTCCTCTGCAAAACAGCGCCTGTTCAACGATGTGAATGCTGGCAAGGTCCGCTTTCTCATCGGCTCGACGCAGACGATGGGCACCGGCGTCAATGCCCAGCAGCGCCTGATCGCCCTCCATCATCTCGATGTGCCTTGGCTGCCATCCGATATCGAACAGCGCGAAGGCCGCATCGAGCGCCAGGGCAACCAGAATGCAGAAATCCGCCTCTTCGCCTATGTCGCCAAGGGCAGCGTCGACGCCACCGGCTGGCAGCTCCTCGAACGCAAGGCCCGCTTCATCGACATGGCCATGTCCGGCGACAGAAGCATCCGCCGTATCGAGGATGTCGGCTCCACGGTCGATCAATTCGCCTTCGCCAAGGCTCTGGCGTCTGGCGATGAACGCCTGATGCGCAAGGCCGGGCTCGAAGCCGAGGTCGCGCGTCTTGAACGCCTCGCCAACGCGCATTTCGATGACCAGATCGCCGTCCGCCACGAAATAACACGGAACGAAAAGACGCTCGAACGTGCGAAAAAACAGATCACCGCCCTGCAAAACGATCTCGCCACGCGGCGCGCGACCAAGGGCGATCTTTTCGAAATGCAGGTCCGAGACCGGCCCTATCGGGAACGCAAGGATGCCGGTGGCGCCTTGCTCAAAGCCATGGCGGAAAAGATCGCGGCAGGCTCGAACGGCCATTGGACACTGGCCCGAATTGGCGGTT